A stretch of Leptospira terpstrae serovar Hualin str. LT 11-33 = ATCC 700639 DNA encodes these proteins:
- a CDS encoding SRPBCC family protein, producing MNQGQVKHSTFTIERILPASKERSFAAWANSESKRRWFACHDDWKTVEYSLDFRVGGSESNLVLTPAGGRHVFEGRYYDIVTNERIVYAFGMYVNDIRISVSLVTVEFESIVPGRTKMLFTEQIVLLQDPSKKEFSLENEVRGRVEGTNAGFDRLEKELS from the coding sequence ATGAATCAAGGACAAGTAAAACACTCTACATTTACCATTGAAAGGATCCTTCCTGCTTCTAAAGAAAGATCTTTTGCTGCTTGGGCCAATAGTGAATCCAAACGAAGGTGGTTTGCCTGTCATGATGATTGGAAAACCGTAGAATATTCGTTAGACTTTCGTGTGGGTGGATCGGAATCTAATCTTGTGTTAACCCCAGCCGGTGGCCGTCATGTCTTTGAAGGACGTTATTATGATATAGTTACGAATGAAAGAATTGTTTATGCTTTCGGAATGTATGTCAATGACATTCGAATTTCTGTGTCTCTAGTGACAGTTGAATTTGAGTCGATAGTTCCAGGTCGAACAAAGATGTTGTTTACCGAACAGATTGTACTATTGCAAGATCCTAGCAAAAAAGAGTTTTCTCTCGAAAATGAAGTTCGTGGCAGGGTGGAAGGAACAAATGCCGGATTTGATCGGCTTGAAAAAGAACTGAGTTGA
- a CDS encoding methyl-accepting chemotaxis protein, with protein sequence MTNSISISQSSLKEKINKSKVIGIKGQLMLFIFLILSSVLSCIFYISYTTAKEQVLNVGEEMFTNVLKDAVGLVDALNERVKAGDMTLEEAQEMAKTYIVGPKMPDGNRDISKTKMSTNDYMYLWGITPEGIATMHPFNIEGANIWDYQIQGKYTVRDTWGNPKATGYPLREIWQNPGEPIYTFMAYQAYYKPWNWVIGAGGREEIIYERRLLGMQTIFLLSAVISLTLSMLFSYILASFIAKRIQKIKFVVEKASQGDLREKVDLAFKDEFGILGDDFNTMSTNLREMMKHVSKSSVKVAESAKDMYTSAEHSSAVTGNIAKSIQQVAVNTESQLVAFTENKRAMLENSQAVAKIAESTATVSDLANEVLEKVQEGRDVIGTTIKQMSVVNSSVSGISNSIHVLGENSKAIGQIVETINQIASQTNLLALNAAIEAARAGEQGRGFAVVADEVRKLAERSEDATKQISVLIGEIQKNTTSAVTMMENGTREVDQGVSMVNEVGQTFERIAGSIEKVTDEMQGVSATTEEISASTEELNASTEQLAQISNGISDSTQAIAASSEEQLASSEEVTAAANNLGVLADELKSEIDKFKI encoded by the coding sequence ATGACAAATTCTATTTCCATATCTCAATCCTCTCTAAAAGAAAAAATTAACAAAAGTAAGGTGATCGGAATCAAAGGTCAACTTATGTTATTTATATTTTTGATTCTATCCAGTGTACTTTCTTGTATTTTCTATATTTCTTACACAACTGCTAAAGAACAGGTTTTAAATGTGGGAGAAGAGATGTTTACCAATGTCCTTAAAGATGCTGTCGGACTTGTAGATGCCTTAAATGAAAGGGTAAAGGCAGGTGATATGACATTGGAAGAAGCTCAGGAAATGGCAAAAACCTATATAGTTGGTCCAAAGATGCCAGATGGAAATCGAGATATTTCCAAAACAAAAATGTCTACAAACGATTATATGTATCTTTGGGGAATTACACCGGAAGGGATTGCAACAATGCATCCTTTTAACATTGAAGGAGCTAATATTTGGGACTACCAGATCCAAGGTAAGTATACGGTTCGAGACACTTGGGGAAATCCAAAAGCTACTGGATATCCATTGCGTGAGATTTGGCAAAACCCTGGTGAACCAATTTATACTTTTATGGCTTATCAAGCTTATTACAAACCATGGAATTGGGTAATTGGTGCTGGTGGTAGAGAAGAAATTATTTATGAAAGAAGATTACTTGGAATGCAAACTATCTTTCTATTAAGTGCAGTCATAAGCTTAACCTTATCAATGTTATTTTCTTATATACTTGCCTCTTTCATCGCGAAAAGAATTCAGAAAATTAAATTTGTCGTAGAAAAGGCAAGTCAGGGAGACCTAAGAGAGAAGGTAGATCTTGCCTTTAAAGACGAGTTTGGAATTCTTGGTGATGATTTTAATACTATGTCAACTAATTTACGTGAGATGATGAAACATGTTTCTAAATCCTCTGTAAAAGTTGCGGAATCAGCAAAGGATATGTATACAAGTGCCGAACATTCCTCGGCAGTCACCGGGAATATAGCTAAATCAATCCAACAAGTAGCTGTTAATACTGAATCACAATTAGTTGCGTTTACAGAAAACAAAAGAGCTATGTTGGAAAATTCTCAGGCAGTTGCAAAGATTGCTGAGTCCACTGCCACAGTTTCAGATCTAGCAAATGAAGTACTCGAAAAAGTGCAAGAGGGACGGGATGTGATCGGAACTACCATTAAACAAATGTCAGTTGTTAATTCTTCTGTAAGTGGGATTTCTAATAGTATCCATGTATTAGGTGAAAATTCAAAAGCAATTGGTCAAATCGTTGAAACGATAAATCAAATCGCGAGCCAAACCAATTTGTTAGCGCTAAATGCTGCCATTGAAGCTGCAAGAGCCGGAGAACAAGGCCGAGGATTTGCCGTTGTGGCCGATGAAGTGAGAAAGTTGGCAGAAAGATCTGAAGACGCTACCAAACAAATTAGTGTTTTGATTGGAGAAATCCAAAAAAACACCACATCGGCAGTAACAATGATGGAGAATGGAACCAGAGAAGTGGACCAAGGTGTTTCCATGGTAAACGAAGTAGGTCAAACCTTTGAAAGGATTGCCGGTTCTATCGAAAAAGTGACAGATGAAATGCAAGGAGTTTCTGCTACAACCGAAGAAATATCAGCCAGCACAGAAGAGTTAAACGCGTCTACCGAACAACTAGCTCAAATTTCCAATGGGATTTCTGATAGCACACAAGCTATCGCTGCTTCTTCCGAAGAGCAGCTTGCTTCCTCTGAAGAGGTTACAGCAGCTGCTAACAATTTAGGTGTCCTTGCTGATGAACTTAAATCTGAGATAGATAAATTCAAGATCTAA
- a CDS encoding NADP-dependent oxidoreductase produces the protein MKAYIIQKYNKNKDLMSAEMPEPSMKENEVLVQVHAAGVNLLDSKIKSGEFKLILPYKFPFILGHDVAGLVVKVGAEVKKFKVGDEVYARPADFRIGTFAELIAINENDVAIKPTGLTMEEAASIPLVGLTAYQALIEKGNLKKGQKVFIQAGSGGVGTFAIQLAKHLGATVATTTSTSNFQLVKSLGADFLIDYKNEDFETILKDYDLVLHSQDAKTLEKSLRILKPGGKLISISGPPDPDFAAEITSSWFLKTILMLISFGVRKKAKQLKVNFVFLFMKAQGNQLNEITNLINSGVIRPVVDKVFPFEKVNDAMAYVESGRAKGKVVVKVQ, from the coding sequence ATGAAAGCTTATATAATTCAAAAATATAACAAAAACAAAGATCTAATGTCAGCGGAAATGCCAGAACCATCCATGAAAGAGAACGAAGTTTTGGTTCAAGTCCATGCTGCAGGCGTTAACTTATTGGATTCTAAAATTAAGAGTGGTGAATTTAAACTAATTTTGCCCTATAAATTTCCATTCATCCTAGGTCACGATGTCGCTGGACTAGTAGTGAAAGTTGGCGCAGAGGTTAAAAAATTTAAAGTTGGAGATGAAGTATATGCAAGGCCCGCAGATTTCCGGATTGGAACTTTTGCCGAACTGATAGCAATTAACGAAAATGACGTAGCAATCAAACCAACAGGTTTGACAATGGAAGAAGCCGCATCTATTCCTTTGGTTGGACTCACAGCCTATCAAGCATTAATTGAAAAAGGGAATCTCAAAAAAGGACAAAAAGTTTTTATTCAAGCTGGTTCCGGTGGAGTTGGAACTTTTGCAATTCAATTGGCTAAACATTTAGGTGCCACAGTAGCCACGACAACCAGTACATCTAACTTCCAATTAGTGAAAAGTCTCGGTGCTGATTTTTTAATTGATTACAAAAACGAAGACTTCGAAACGATTCTTAAAGATTACGATCTTGTCTTACATAGTCAAGATGCCAAAACACTTGAAAAATCATTACGAATATTAAAACCAGGTGGGAAACTAATTTCCATTTCGGGTCCACCTGATCCAGATTTTGCAGCAGAAATTACATCTTCCTGGTTTTTAAAAACAATACTTATGTTAATAAGTTTCGGGGTAAGAAAAAAAGCAAAACAGTTGAAGGTAAACTTTGTTTTTCTTTTTATGAAAGCTCAAGGGAACCAGTTGAACGAAATAACAAATTTGATCAACTCAGGAGTGATTCGTCCAGTTGTGGACAAAGTGTTTCCTTTTGAAAAAGTAAACGATGCGATGGCTTATGTAGAAAGTGGTCGTGCAAAAGGGAAAGTTGTTGTTAAGGTTCAGTAA
- a CDS encoding SDR family NAD(P)-dependent oxidoreductase, whose amino-acid sequence MKQTILITGASSGIGLLIANQLHKNGFTVIGTSRDPEKHKANLPFKLLELDISSESSIESFSERLFSQIDTLDVLINNAGYLVRGLAEETPIELGREQFETNFWGTVKLTNQLLPFFRKQRYGKIITVGSFLGLIGLPNVAYYSASKHSLEGYFKVLRFELNEFNIKVSMVEPLAFKTNIGNNAVPSKIKINDYDLFRKQSETFSKNLFDKAPSPEPVVNTVIDIIQQKDPKFNFPVGKKASFILTMQHYAYKAFENSILKDIRNSK is encoded by the coding sequence ATGAAACAAACTATATTAATCACCGGCGCTTCCTCAGGGATCGGGCTCTTAATCGCCAATCAACTACACAAAAACGGATTTACTGTCATAGGAACAAGCAGGGATCCAGAGAAACATAAAGCAAACTTACCTTTTAAACTGCTAGAATTGGACATTTCATCCGAAAGTTCGATAGAATCATTCAGTGAACGATTATTCAGCCAAATAGACACACTTGATGTTCTAATCAATAATGCAGGATATTTAGTTCGTGGGCTTGCAGAAGAAACTCCTATCGAGTTAGGACGAGAACAATTCGAAACTAATTTTTGGGGAACGGTAAAACTAACCAATCAACTATTGCCATTTTTCAGAAAACAAAGGTATGGTAAAATTATCACTGTTGGATCTTTTTTAGGACTTATTGGACTTCCTAATGTTGCTTACTATTCTGCTTCAAAACATTCGTTAGAAGGTTATTTCAAAGTATTAAGGTTCGAGTTAAATGAATTCAATATTAAAGTGAGTATGGTGGAACCACTAGCTTTTAAAACCAATATTGGTAATAACGCAGTTCCCTCAAAAATTAAAATTAATGATTATGATCTGTTTCGAAAACAATCAGAAACATTCTCTAAAAACTTATTCGATAAAGCCCCTTCTCCTGAGCCAGTTGTAAATACAGTAATCGATATTATTCAACAAAAAGATCCAAAATTCAATTTTCCTGTAGGCAAAAAAGCTTCCTTTATCCTTACTATGCAACATTATGCATATAAGGCTTTTGAGAATTCTATTTTGAAAGATATTAGGAATTCTAAATAG
- a CDS encoding winged helix-turn-helix transcriptional regulator, producing the protein MLPNPKKRSDCPISCSLDIWGDKWSLLIIRDILFFKKRTYGEFLKSAEGIATNILASRLQSLEENGLIEKLEHPDNKVKSLYKLTQKGIDLVPIFLEIYIWAEKYFEIPKDLKTKLREVKKDKEAFKRFLTKEMREEQI; encoded by the coding sequence ATGTTACCGAATCCAAAAAAAAGATCGGATTGTCCAATCAGCTGCTCTCTTGATATCTGGGGTGATAAATGGTCGCTTCTCATTATTAGGGATATTCTTTTCTTTAAAAAACGCACTTATGGAGAATTCCTGAAATCGGCGGAAGGGATTGCTACGAATATTTTAGCTTCAAGACTCCAATCATTAGAAGAAAACGGCCTGATTGAAAAATTGGAGCATCCAGATAACAAAGTAAAAAGTTTATACAAATTAACGCAGAAAGGAATCGATTTGGTTCCTATCTTTTTAGAAATTTATATCTGGGCTGAAAAGTATTTTGAGATTCCAAAGGACTTAAAAACAAAGTTACGTGAAGTGAAGAAGGATAAGGAAGCCTTTAAACGATTCTTAACAAAAGAAATGCGTGAAGAACAAATCTAA
- a CDS encoding nucleoside 2-deoxyribosyltransferase, translated as MSEYIYCSGPMFSPEELNTMASIAATLESAGYKTYLPQRDGIEVAKVMAMINTPIISGEIFRDIMIFVQKAVFAMDVYQVVERCNATVFNMNGRPADDGSISETGISFATGKPIVIYKNDPRTEFNGLDNPLLTGLSYNWKYVTDITQIPSKLAEIIVKVNAAGENLYLKNPPPMVKKTMEVGKEVWEILQIIRFFDHKEKDLVAILKVLMEKLKASASFMKYLEA; from the coding sequence ATGAGCGAATACATTTACTGTTCGGGCCCCATGTTTAGCCCAGAAGAATTAAACACAATGGCAAGCATTGCTGCGACTTTAGAAAGTGCAGGATATAAAACCTACCTCCCCCAGAGGGATGGGATTGAAGTTGCCAAAGTGATGGCAATGATCAACACCCCAATCATTTCAGGGGAAATTTTTCGCGACATTATGATCTTTGTACAAAAAGCAGTTTTTGCGATGGATGTCTATCAAGTGGTAGAACGTTGTAATGCAACTGTGTTCAATATGAACGGAAGACCAGCTGACGACGGTTCTATTTCTGAAACTGGAATTTCTTTTGCGACAGGTAAACCAATCGTCATTTATAAAAATGATCCAAGGACTGAATTTAACGGTTTGGACAATCCCCTCCTAACGGGACTTAGTTATAACTGGAAGTATGTTACCGATATTACTCAAATTCCATCTAAACTTGCAGAAATAATCGTAAAAGTAAATGCAGCAGGTGAAAATCTTTATCTGAAAAACCCACCTCCAATGGTCAAAAAAACTATGGAAGTCGGAAAAGAAGTTTGGGAAATTTTACAGATCATTCGGTTCTTTGATCATAAAGAAAAAGACTTGGTTGCCATCTTAAAGGTTCTTATGGAAAAACTAAAAGCTTCCGCTAGTTTTATGAAGTATTTAGAAGCTTAA
- a CDS encoding chemotaxis protein CheB encodes MTFPVIGIGASAGGLDALELFFKHLPKDTGYCFVVILHLDPNHKGMIPEILQRYTALPVYAAIDGVKVKPNTVYVLPANKAISITNRVLSLSKPLEARGLRLPIDLFLSSLAKDFKNESVGIILSGMGTDGGIGLQSIKKENGYAFVQDPATAKFDGMPLNAIDSVNVDLIASPEDLATQLVSFIDSLAGKNQTDQTSEDSIKSLRVIQSLLKQKSGHDFTNYKNNTLFRRIERRLIFLNLPNIQSYERFVIENPDELLFLFKEILIGVTHFFRDKEVWEKIEILLVEEVFEKTPDEIIRIWIPGCSTGEEAYSLAITFLEAKQKNEKFGSIIFQIFATDLDEDSIVKARQGIYPTNIEKDVSPDRLSSFFSKVESGYRINPSVRELVVFANHDIIKDPPFTKLNFISCRNMLIYMEPNLQRKILGLFRFCLKPNGYLILGTAETLGNQNLFFKAIDSKLRIFEKNQVSIKNDAIDFPTSFKSEKIINFDLSKIKNTEPNIQTLTNSILLQEYSPASVLTNDKGDILYITGKTGKYLEPAAGKAILNVFVMAREGLRHEIIIAFRKAAKSTDPISLKNLKITYNSNIVLVDVIIRKIEKPEALSGLFLLVFLDAPTLLPQGKESQKEIKNKYQTQMLVLEADLQRTKEELQLTIEEMQTSQEELKSTNEELQSTNEEMQSTNEELTSSKEEMQSLNEELQTVNAELQNKIDEYISITNDFKNLLDGTDIATVFLDKELKIRRFTKHVSRVFNMIPTDVGRPIMDLGSKLDYPEFFNDAQEVLDTLIYKEVEILSLLKIWYLVKIMPYRTVDDRILGLVITFTNITKTKDLEFALRNINEALDIHLLEVQNLLSEKEIILKEVHHRIKNNMGTIFGILNLQADAQSDEAMKNILVDASCRVQSMMTLYDKLYRSRNATEIDISEYLPDLIGEIISIFPQGHLVSKTIQLGKISVPAGMISTLGIILNELVTNSMKYAFKNFGKGEISLEIHELENQITCIYSDNGIGIPESIHLESSTGFGLELLRILVKQLRGTIQLDRTHGTKYTIRFPLKNQRKT; translated from the coding sequence ATGACATTTCCCGTAATTGGAATTGGTGCCTCTGCGGGTGGTTTAGATGCTTTAGAACTGTTTTTCAAACATTTGCCTAAAGATACCGGGTATTGTTTTGTTGTGATTCTCCATTTAGATCCCAACCATAAAGGGATGATTCCTGAAATCTTACAACGTTATACCGCATTACCAGTGTATGCTGCTATTGATGGTGTAAAGGTAAAGCCAAACACGGTCTATGTACTACCTGCAAATAAAGCAATCTCTATAACCAACCGAGTTTTATCTCTTTCGAAACCTTTAGAAGCAAGGGGTTTACGCTTACCCATTGACTTATTTCTAAGTTCACTGGCAAAAGATTTCAAAAACGAAAGTGTAGGTATCATTCTATCGGGAATGGGAACAGATGGTGGAATTGGATTACAATCAATTAAAAAAGAAAATGGATATGCATTTGTCCAGGACCCAGCAACAGCAAAATTTGATGGAATGCCGCTCAATGCAATCGACTCAGTCAATGTCGATTTAATAGCTTCACCGGAAGACTTAGCTACCCAACTTGTATCATTTATAGACTCTTTAGCTGGCAAAAATCAAACCGATCAAACTTCAGAAGATTCAATCAAATCATTAAGAGTCATCCAATCACTTTTAAAACAAAAATCGGGACATGACTTTACAAATTACAAAAACAATACTCTTTTTAGAAGAATTGAAAGAAGGTTAATTTTCTTAAATCTACCGAACATTCAGTCCTATGAAAGATTCGTAATCGAAAACCCAGACGAATTATTGTTTTTATTCAAAGAAATCTTAATTGGAGTTACACATTTCTTTAGAGACAAAGAGGTATGGGAAAAAATCGAAATTCTTTTAGTGGAAGAAGTTTTTGAAAAAACTCCTGATGAAATCATTAGGATTTGGATTCCAGGTTGTTCGACAGGAGAGGAAGCATATAGTCTTGCGATTACATTCTTAGAAGCAAAACAAAAAAATGAAAAATTCGGAAGTATCATTTTTCAAATTTTTGCCACCGACCTAGACGAAGATTCAATTGTTAAAGCTAGACAAGGAATTTATCCAACTAACATAGAAAAGGATGTTTCTCCCGATCGTCTTTCCTCATTTTTTTCAAAAGTAGAAAGTGGTTACCGCATCAATCCATCAGTGAGAGAATTAGTTGTATTTGCAAATCACGATATAATCAAGGATCCTCCTTTCACAAAACTAAATTTCATATCTTGTCGCAACATGTTAATATATATGGAACCAAACCTACAAAGGAAAATATTAGGATTATTTAGATTCTGTTTAAAACCCAATGGATACTTAATTCTCGGGACAGCAGAAACATTGGGAAACCAGAATTTATTTTTTAAAGCAATAGACTCTAAACTTCGAATATTCGAAAAGAATCAAGTATCAATAAAGAATGATGCTATTGATTTTCCAACTTCATTCAAATCAGAAAAGATAATAAACTTTGATTTGTCAAAAATAAAAAACACCGAACCAAACATTCAAACATTAACCAATTCAATTCTACTGCAAGAATATAGCCCCGCCAGTGTTCTCACCAATGACAAAGGAGATATCTTATACATTACCGGGAAAACTGGAAAGTATTTAGAACCAGCTGCAGGCAAAGCAATTCTCAATGTTTTTGTTATGGCAAGAGAAGGTTTGCGTCACGAAATCATCATTGCCTTCAGGAAGGCCGCAAAATCAACAGATCCTATCTCACTAAAGAACCTAAAAATAACCTACAATTCAAATATAGTTTTAGTAGATGTCATCATTCGCAAAATTGAAAAACCAGAAGCACTGTCTGGCCTATTTTTACTAGTGTTTCTTGATGCTCCTACCCTCCTTCCGCAAGGTAAAGAAAGTCAAAAAGAGATAAAAAACAAATACCAAACGCAAATGCTTGTTCTAGAAGCCGATCTCCAAAGAACCAAGGAAGAATTGCAACTGACAATTGAAGAGATGCAAACATCGCAAGAAGAACTAAAATCAACAAATGAAGAACTGCAATCAACGAACGAAGAAATGCAGTCCACAAACGAAGAGTTAACTTCTTCCAAAGAAGAAATGCAAAGTTTGAATGAAGAATTACAAACTGTAAACGCTGAATTACAAAACAAAATCGATGAATATATTTCGATTACAAATGACTTTAAAAACTTATTAGATGGGACAGACATAGCTACCGTATTTTTAGATAAGGAACTCAAAATTCGAAGGTTCACAAAACACGTATCTAGAGTTTTCAACATGATACCTACGGATGTAGGAAGACCCATTATGGACTTAGGCAGTAAACTGGACTATCCAGAATTTTTTAATGATGCACAGGAAGTCTTAGATACCTTAATTTATAAAGAAGTCGAAATTCTATCCTTATTAAAAATTTGGTATTTAGTGAAGATAATGCCATATCGAACAGTAGATGATCGAATTCTTGGTCTCGTGATCACATTTACGAACATAACCAAAACAAAAGATTTGGAATTTGCATTAAGGAATATAAATGAAGCATTAGATATCCATCTATTAGAAGTCCAAAATTTGTTATCCGAAAAAGAGATCATTCTCAAAGAAGTACACCACCGTATAAAAAATAACATGGGAACTATATTTGGGATCTTAAATTTACAGGCAGATGCACAATCCGATGAAGCTATGAAAAACATATTAGTAGATGCTTCTTGTCGAGTTCAAAGTATGATGACTTTGTATGATAAGTTATATCGATCGAGAAATGCAACGGAAATTGATATTTCAGAATACCTTCCTGATTTGATTGGTGAAATTATTAGCATTTTTCCACAAGGCCATTTAGTATCTAAAACCATTCAATTGGGAAAAATTTCAGTCCCTGCTGGTATGATTTCTACTTTAGGGATTATTTTAAATGAACTGGTAACCAATTCCATGAAATATGCATTTAAAAATTTTGGTAAAGGGGAAATTTCTCTAGAGATTCATGAATTAGAAAATCAAATCACTTGTATTTATAGTGATAATGGAATTGGAATTCCTGAGAGTATTCATTTAGAATCGTCTACTGGATTTGGCCTCGAATTATTACGAATTCTTGTCAAACAACTCCGAGGAACGATTCAATTAGATAGAACCCATGGGACCAAATATACGATTCGTTTTCCTTTAAAAAACCAACGAAAAACATAG
- a CDS encoding glycoside hydrolase family 130 protein translates to MDSQNLELIRTGVELTPDYRRVLYRPLNIEPEERIIKILGRIQTLSEIEVTNEINALLTAFEERHKRLKKFFLQRYQQIKKYLLTDHILSEERKLLIGAYFTQEYSLESAALFNPSIIWDRDQSNLPSGSKRFIMSLRATGEGHISSITFRSGMVDSDNQITINNPTKYVSTSENISNPIYEKKTFERKLSELELLTDFSNTILSLLDSHFTIEELKSILDKYTKNIKTKSAENKLIANGILSLALSNYEIQYESEQRLSERIIFPHSPSESNGIEDARFVDFIEEDGNHIYYATYTAYDGKITFPQLLETRDFLHFKISTLNGPEVKNKGMALFPRKINNLYAMLSRQDNENIFLMYSEDLHFWYNKELILKPTYPWEFIQLGNCGSPIEIEEGWLVISHGVGPMRKYSIGAFLLEKLDPRIVIGRLLEPLLVPNEKEREGYVPNVVYSCGSAINGDDLLLPYAMSDRSVGFAKINLKQLVSKLNSN, encoded by the coding sequence ATGGATTCACAAAATTTAGAACTCATCCGAACTGGAGTAGAACTAACACCTGATTATCGAAGAGTATTGTATCGTCCCCTGAATATTGAACCAGAGGAAAGGATCATCAAAATCCTTGGAAGAATCCAAACACTTTCTGAAATAGAGGTAACAAATGAAATCAATGCTTTACTTACAGCTTTTGAAGAAAGGCACAAACGATTAAAAAAATTCTTTTTACAAAGATACCAACAAATAAAAAAATATTTACTCACCGACCACATCCTTTCAGAAGAAAGAAAATTATTAATCGGTGCCTATTTCACCCAGGAATATTCCCTGGAATCAGCAGCATTATTTAACCCTTCCATCATTTGGGATAGAGATCAATCAAATCTTCCTTCAGGTTCCAAACGATTCATCATGAGCCTTCGTGCTACGGGAGAAGGACATATATCTTCCATCACCTTTCGATCAGGAATGGTAGATTCTGATAACCAAATTACAATTAACAATCCGACAAAATATGTATCGACCTCAGAAAATATTTCAAATCCTATCTATGAAAAAAAAACATTTGAAAGAAAATTGTCAGAGTTAGAATTACTAACCGATTTTTCGAACACTATACTCTCCTTGTTAGATTCACATTTTACGATAGAAGAATTAAAATCAATTTTAGACAAATACACAAAAAACATAAAAACTAAATCAGCAGAAAACAAGTTGATCGCAAACGGAATTCTTTCCTTAGCATTATCAAATTATGAAATTCAATATGAAAGTGAACAACGACTCTCAGAGAGGATTATTTTCCCACACTCACCTTCTGAAAGTAACGGAATTGAAGATGCTCGGTTTGTTGATTTTATCGAAGAAGATGGTAACCATATTTATTATGCTACTTATACAGCCTATGATGGGAAAATCACATTCCCACAACTTTTAGAAACCAGAGATTTTTTACACTTTAAAATTAGCACACTTAATGGGCCCGAAGTGAAAAACAAAGGAATGGCATTATTCCCTAGAAAAATTAACAACCTATATGCGATGTTATCAAGACAGGACAATGAGAACATATTCCTAATGTATTCAGAGGACCTCCATTTTTGGTATAATAAGGAACTAATTCTAAAACCAACCTACCCCTGGGAATTCATCCAACTCGGAAATTGTGGATCACCTATCGAAATAGAAGAAGGTTGGTTGGTCATTAGTCATGGAGTAGGCCCGATGAGAAAGTATTCCATAGGTGCATTTCTCTTAGAAAAATTAGACCCACGTATCGTAATCGGAAGACTCTTAGAACCTTTGCTTGTTCCAAATGAAAAGGAAAGAGAAGGATATGTGCCAAACGTAGTGTACAGTTGTGGTAGCGCAATCAATGGTGATGATTTATTGCTACCGTACGCAATGTCCGATCGCTCTGTAGGTTTTGCTAAAATCAACCTCAAACAACTAGTAAGTAAACTCAATTCAAACTAA
- a CDS encoding glycoside hydrolase family 130 protein, translated as MNPNYPELLKRFENNPILTASMWPYPIHTVFNPGATLLKDGSTLLLCRLEDRRGLSQLGIVRSKNGLDDWSIDPTPFMTAEPEIYPSECWGIEDPRITYINELNRFYIAYVSYGEKGPSVSLANTKNFEDYTKQGLALEPNDKDAALFPRKIQNKWLMLHRPIEKDSANIWISNSEDLIHWENRKLVFGARNGSWWDAEKIGLATPPIETKEGWLIIYHGVKKNASGYLYRIGLALLDLEYPEKCIKRCNDWIFAPETEYERFGDVNNVVFPCGITVLADKDTVHLYYGCADTSIGVAIGSIRSMLNWLRNQ; from the coding sequence ATGAACCCAAACTACCCTGAATTACTTAAAAGATTTGAAAATAATCCGATCTTAACAGCTAGTATGTGGCCATATCCAATTCATACAGTATTCAATCCTGGCGCTACACTATTAAAAGATGGAAGTACTCTCCTTTTATGCCGCTTAGAAGATCGCAGAGGATTATCGCAACTAGGAATTGTTAGGTCAAAGAATGGTTTAGACGATTGGTCAATCGATCCTACTCCTTTTATGACTGCAGAACCAGAGATCTATCCTTCTGAATGTTGGGGGATTGAAGATCCAAGGATTACCTATATAAACGAGCTAAATCGTTTTTATATAGCTTATGTTTCTTATGGGGAAAAGGGGCCTTCCGTATCACTGGCAAATACAAAAAATTTTGAAGACTATACAAAACAGGGATTAGCATTAGAACCTAACGATAAAGATGCGGCTTTATTTCCAAGAAAAATTCAAAACAAGTGGCTGATGCTTCATAGACCAATCGAAAAGGACAGTGCCAATATTTGGATTTCAAATTCAGAAGACTTAATCCATTGGGAGAATAGGAAACTTGTATTTGGAGCAAGAAACGGGAGCTGGTGGGATGCTGAAAAAATAGGTTTAGCTACGCCACCAATCGAAACAAAAGAAGGTTGGCTCATCATCTATCATGGAGTTAAAAAAAATGCATCTGGATATTTATATAGAATAGGACTCGCTTTATTAGATTTAGAATACCCAGAAAAATGTATCAAAAGATGTAACGACTGGATCTTTGCACCTGAAACGGAATACGAAAGATTTGGAGATGTTAACAATGTCGTATTTCCATGCGGTATTACCGTGTTAGCCGACAAGGATACAGTCCATTTATATTATGGATGCGCCGATACAAGTATTGGTGTAGCTATCGGTAGTATTCGGAGCATGCTAAACTGGTTAAGGAATCAATAA